One Massilia sp. 9096 genomic window carries:
- a CDS encoding universal stress protein, translated as MYQKILITTDGSAVSQHTACAGVKFAQQMGAEVLALFVAPEYQYPVYVEIIPPSYPSEEEYLAQMRRMGEDYMGSIMRAAEGCGLKHSCMTAFSDAAALKIVEVANEKHCDLIFMGSHGRSGWGQLLLGSVTNKVLSQTSKPVLVHRLIREPGT; from the coding sequence ATGTACCAAAAGATTCTGATCACTACCGACGGCTCGGCGGTGTCGCAGCACACCGCCTGTGCCGGCGTCAAGTTCGCGCAACAGATGGGCGCCGAAGTGCTGGCGCTGTTCGTCGCGCCGGAATACCAATATCCGGTGTATGTCGAAATCATCCCGCCTTCCTACCCCAGCGAAGAAGAATACCTGGCCCAGATGCGCCGCATGGGCGAGGACTACATGGGATCGATCATGCGCGCCGCCGAGGGCTGTGGCTTGAAGCACAGCTGCATGACCGCATTTTCGGACGCCGCCGCGCTCAAGATCGTCGAAGTTGCCAATGAGAAGCATTGCGACCTGATCTTCATGGGCTCGCACGGCCGCAGCGGCTGGGGCCAGCTGCTGCTCGGCAGCGTCACCAACAAGGTGTTGTCCCAGACCAGTAAACCTGTGCTGGTGCACCGCCTGATCCGCGAACCGGGCACGTGA